The Candidatus Poribacteria bacterium genome has a window encoding:
- a CDS encoding DUF4435 domain-containing protein, with amino-acid sequence MSLPAPTVENLVTALRLSNKSNIIVEGKDDEIIYRTLVERLGRFDVGFFSASSKNTLLRLYEELSQYESLGDFRHVPVAFIADRDMWLFSGIPEDYADVIWTQGYSIENDLYVSAELESFLETHQHETHQQILNAVCRWFAFEVEAFLKGDAAYVAEGLDEIVPRGKTELDDAFLKRRGFLPPQEERYQQIREAYGLQLRGKLLFQTLLRFLNAADRELRFQTTHHGLFAIALDRPVSSQLFNRLIHEVERKLSDQKQRLTQ; translated from the coding sequence ATGTCACTGCCCGCCCCTACTGTGGAGAATTTAGTTACTGCTCTACGTCTTTCTAACAAGTCAAACATTATTGTTGAAGGTAAAGATGATGAAATCATCTATAGGACATTGGTGGAGCGTTTAGGAAGATTTGATGTAGGTTTTTTCAGTGCGAGTTCTAAAAATACGCTACTTCGTCTTTATGAGGAACTTTCTCAATATGAAAGTTTGGGGGACTTCAGGCATGTCCCTGTCGCTTTTATCGCCGACCGCGACATGTGGTTGTTCTCAGGTATTCCTGAAGACTATGCCGATGTTATTTGGACACAAGGCTATAGTATTGAAAATGATTTGTATGTCAGTGCTGAACTTGAAAGTTTCCTTGAAACACATCAGCATGAGACTCATCAGCAAATCCTAAATGCTGTTTGCAGATGGTTTGCCTTTGAGGTTGAAGCGTTTCTAAAGGGTGATGCAGCTTATGTTGCGGAGGGACTTGACGAAATCGTTCCGCGGGGCAAAACTGAATTGGATGATGCATTTCTCAAACGTCGAGGATTTCTGCCTCCTCAAGAGGAACGCTATCAACAGATAAGGGAAGCTTATGGTTTACAACTTCGTGGCAAACTGCTTTTCCAAACATTGCTCCGCTTCCTAAATGCCGCTGATCGTGAATTGAGGTTTCAAACGACGCACCATGGACTATTTGCAATCGCGTTAGATAGACCGGTTTCAAGTCAATTATTCAATAGATTAATACACGAGGTAGAGAGAAAATTATCCGATCAAAAACAGAGGCTTACCCAATGA
- a CDS encoding AAA family ATPase gives MIRYLKVKGLNKRLGNEFEFNEDLNIFTGPNGSGKTTILKLLWYLISGHLEQILTEIPFHSIAIQTELFAVGMERVKPDQVTLDYRFGEEEGTYEFIVIDAETGRIARKDVGWVNALEKRIARTTKQSLFFPTFRRIEGSFSRVATGTDDSVIRFRASAPEMLQDSMLRFSDEVSINEHKFIASISTEDLRELLTRKYADIYEEITTRQAQVLEEISKKIQNNPDKDKVAEIPQDASALLDAIQKVNKEREQLSKPFSVLSELSRKILRYEAIHVTGRVVRGETIDGITLGEEDDGITVGKAKDAISSDKLSSGEKQMLSFLSYNAFHNNMPIFIDEPELSLHIDWQRLLLPTLLDQSTGNQFFIATHSPFIFSGYQHKEIPLKSN, from the coding sequence ATGATACGATATCTTAAGGTTAAGGGGCTCAATAAGCGGCTTGGTAATGAATTTGAGTTCAATGAGGACTTAAACATTTTTACTGGACCTAACGGCTCAGGCAAGACGACGATCCTTAAACTGCTGTGGTATCTCATCAGTGGACACCTTGAGCAAATCCTTACTGAAATTCCGTTTCATTCCATTGCAATTCAAACAGAACTGTTCGCTGTGGGCATGGAACGAGTTAAACCCGACCAAGTTACACTTGATTACAGGTTCGGTGAAGAAGAAGGCACGTATGAATTTATTGTCATTGATGCGGAGACCGGAAGGATCGCCCGGAAGGATGTGGGTTGGGTAAATGCACTTGAAAAACGGATCGCGCGAACGACCAAGCAAAGTCTATTCTTTCCAACCTTTAGAAGAATTGAGGGTAGTTTTTCGCGAGTTGCAACGGGCACTGACGATTCAGTGATAAGATTTCGCGCTTCCGCGCCAGAAATGCTTCAAGATTCAATGTTGAGATTTTCCGATGAGGTGTCAATCAACGAACACAAGTTCATTGCTTCGATCTCAACAGAGGATCTTCGTGAACTACTCACGCGGAAATACGCTGATATTTATGAGGAAATCACCACACGCCAGGCACAGGTATTAGAAGAGATTTCAAAAAAGATACAAAACAATCCAGATAAGGACAAAGTTGCTGAGATTCCTCAAGATGCTTCCGCCCTTCTGGACGCTATCCAGAAAGTCAATAAGGAACGGGAACAATTGAGTAAGCCGTTTTCTGTGTTGTCTGAGTTATCTCGGAAGATTCTACGATATGAAGCGATACATGTTACTGGGCGGGTTGTTCGTGGGGAAACTATTGACGGGATTACTTTGGGAGAAGAAGACGATGGAATTACTGTTGGAAAAGCAAAAGATGCTATTTCCTCTGACAAACTCTCTTCTGGTGAAAAGCAGATGCTGAGTTTTCTTTCTTACAACGCTTTTCATAATAATATGCCTATCTTCATTGATGAACCGGAGTTAAGCCTGCACATTGATTGGCAAAGACTACTTCTACCAACACTCCTCGATCAAAGCACTGGGAATCAGTTTTTCATTGCAACGCACTCACCTTTCATCTTTTCTGGGTATCAGCATAAAGAGATTCCACTGAAAAGTAATTAA
- a CDS encoding ROK family protein has protein sequence MSTNVIGVDMGGTKILSAVIDSEGNILSTAKVPTKADKGPSIVIDRIAESIQRAVDKSGVAAASIQAVGIGAPGPLDPATGVVIFAPNLRWKDVRLKEELEARVNIPTFVDNDVNVGTLGEHVFGAGKGFQNVVGIFVGTGIGGGIILQGELFHGASKTAGEIGHIIVKAGGPRCGCGTRGCLEALASRTAMAKQFQKAILKQGKKSVISELTGGDLRAIRSGVLAKAIRANDKLTLKVIKKATKYLGIGIGSIVNFLNPEMIILGGGVVEALDDTFLDDIRAAAEKYALPNTLNGVQIVPAKLGDNSGILGAAALARQRSQTG, from the coding sequence ATGAGCACGAATGTTATCGGTGTAGATATGGGTGGCACTAAGATTCTATCGGCGGTCATTGATTCAGAAGGGAATATCTTAAGTACCGCCAAAGTCCCAACCAAAGCAGATAAAGGTCCATCCATTGTAATTGATCGGATCGCGGAATCTATCCAAAGGGCTGTTGATAAGTCAGGCGTTGCCGCGGCCTCAATTCAGGCTGTCGGAATTGGTGCGCCGGGACCACTTGACCCAGCCACAGGCGTTGTTATTTTCGCACCCAACCTCCGTTGGAAGGATGTCCGACTCAAGGAGGAATTAGAAGCGCGCGTCAATATTCCGACATTCGTTGACAATGATGTGAACGTTGGCACGCTCGGTGAACACGTATTCGGGGCAGGGAAAGGTTTTCAGAACGTCGTCGGGATTTTTGTAGGGACTGGCATTGGTGGCGGAATTATCTTGCAGGGCGAACTTTTCCATGGCGCAAGTAAAACAGCTGGCGAAATCGGGCATATCATTGTCAAAGCAGGGGGACCGCGGTGTGGATGCGGTACTCGTGGCTGCTTAGAGGCACTTGCGAGCCGCACTGCAATGGCAAAACAGTTTCAGAAAGCGATTCTAAAACAGGGAAAAAAAAGCGTGATCTCCGAACTCACTGGTGGTGACTTACGGGCGATTCGGAGTGGGGTGTTGGCAAAGGCGATTCGCGCAAATGATAAATTAACCTTGAAAGTTATCAAAAAAGCAACAAAATACCTCGGCATCGGTATTGGTTCTATTGTAAATTTCTTGAATCCAGAGATGATTATACTCGGCGGTGGTGTCGTTGAAGCACTGGACGATACGTTTTTGGACGATATCCGCGCAGCTGCGGAAAAATATGCACTGCCTAACACGCTGAATGGGGTCCAGATTGTACCGGCAAAACTGGGGGACAATTCCGGTATCCTTGGAGCCGCAGCACTGGCACGACAGCGGTCCCAAACCGGATAG
- a CDS encoding CHAD domain-containing protein, which produces MAKVHKVIGVVPKQSYHENARVILPQKVEEVYTWEPFIRDEARREELHNMRISIKRLRYTMEIFRAAYRLPKTYAKEVSATYNELLRLIVDLQEILGDIHDSDVVLEVLTDYAYQSGCETSAQGVATLIDRTKEAREADYKIFLEKWEQLSMMNFKQKLLSFLAS; this is translated from the coding sequence ATGGCAAAAGTGCACAAAGTCATCGGTGTTGTGCCGAAGCAGAGTTATCACGAGAATGCACGCGTCATTCTCCCACAAAAGGTAGAGGAGGTCTACACGTGGGAACCGTTCATCCGCGATGAAGCGCGGCGCGAAGAACTCCACAACATGCGGATTTCGATTAAACGCCTCCGGTATACGATGGAAATTTTTCGTGCTGCTTATCGGTTACCGAAGACGTATGCTAAAGAGGTTTCAGCAACTTACAACGAACTTCTTAGACTGATCGTTGATTTGCAAGAGATCCTCGGTGATATTCACGATTCTGATGTCGTTTTGGAAGTCTTAACCGATTATGCATACCAGTCGGGATGTGAAACTTCGGCACAAGGTGTTGCTACGCTTATTGATCGGACGAAGGAAGCCCGTGAAGCAGATTACAAAATATTTTTAGAAAAATGGGAACAACTGTCCATGATGAATTTCAAACAAAAGTTGCTGTCATTCTTGGCATCATAA
- a CDS encoding CHAD domain-containing protein: MTTALEIEKISPDNTLEAWARQVIVSYFQKMMSYKEGAKEGTDIEFVHEMRVTSRRLRAAMDNFVDCFPEKPFKKYYKKVKAITQTMGAVRDLDVLIARFQQELVTLTEAEQADIRGLIEHLQQEREDARKPMLMLFAKLEETDFETKFLEFFM, from the coding sequence ATGACGACAGCCTTGGAAATCGAAAAGATCTCGCCTGACAATACATTGGAAGCTTGGGCTCGGCAGGTGATTGTGAGTTATTTTCAAAAGATGATGTCTTACAAGGAGGGTGCCAAGGAGGGAACGGATATTGAGTTTGTCCACGAAATGCGCGTTACATCGCGTCGCTTGCGCGCTGCCATGGACAATTTCGTGGACTGCTTTCCAGAAAAACCTTTCAAGAAATACTACAAAAAGGTAAAAGCGATAACTCAGACGATGGGAGCTGTGCGCGATTTAGATGTTCTTATCGCCCGTTTTCAGCAAGAATTGGTTACTCTGACTGAAGCGGAACAGGCGGACATTCGAGGATTAATCGAACATTTACAGCAGGAACGGGAGGATGCTCGGAAACCAATGCTGATGCTCTTTGCCAAACTGGAAGAAACCGATTTTGAAACCAAGTTTTTGGAATTCTTTATGTAA
- the aroC gene encoding chorismate synthase: MNTFGHLFRITTWGESHGGAVGVVVDGCPPQIDLDESAIQFELDRRRPGQSHLTTSRQEVDAVEILSGVFEGKTLGTPISMLVWNKDARPSAYEHLKDLYRPSHADFTYQQKYGIRNWQGGGRASARETIGRVAAGAIAKQVLHEMSGTETLAYVKQIHTLEAEVDADTVTLEEIEASPVRCPDPIVGPKMAERIDQARRDLDSLGGIIESVARNVPVGLGEPVFDKLKADLAKAMMSLPATMGFQIGSGFGGITMTGSEHNDPFYLQKDSETERIRTRTNNSGGTQGGISNGENILFQVAFKPTATIGKPQETVDVDGNEVTLEASGRHDPCVLVRAPAIVEAMAALVLTDHLLRHRSKS; the protein is encoded by the coding sequence ATGAATACATTCGGTCACCTTTTTCGGATTACGACGTGGGGCGAGTCGCACGGCGGTGCTGTCGGTGTTGTGGTTGATGGATGTCCACCGCAAATTGACTTGGACGAATCCGCGATACAATTTGAACTTGATCGCCGGAGACCGGGTCAAAGCCATCTCACAACATCGCGTCAGGAAGTTGATGCCGTTGAAATACTTTCCGGTGTCTTTGAGGGCAAAACGCTTGGAACGCCTATCTCTATGCTGGTGTGGAATAAGGACGCGCGTCCCTCAGCCTATGAACACCTGAAAGACCTTTATAGACCTTCACACGCCGATTTTACATATCAGCAGAAGTACGGTATCCGAAACTGGCAAGGTGGGGGTAGAGCGAGTGCCCGGGAAACCATCGGGCGCGTCGCCGCAGGAGCAATTGCCAAGCAGGTTTTGCATGAGATGTCCGGAACCGAAACACTTGCTTATGTCAAACAGATTCATACATTGGAAGCCGAAGTGGATGCGGACACGGTGACGCTTGAAGAGATAGAAGCGAGTCCTGTCCGGTGTCCCGACCCGATTGTTGGTCCAAAAATGGCAGAACGCATTGATCAGGCGCGGCGTGACCTTGATTCTCTCGGTGGTATAATTGAATCGGTTGCTCGTAATGTTCCTGTGGGACTTGGTGAGCCGGTATTCGACAAACTCAAAGCGGATTTGGCAAAAGCGATGATGTCTCTTCCCGCAACGATGGGTTTCCAAATCGGTTCCGGCTTTGGCGGTATTACGATGACAGGGTCTGAACATAACGATCCTTTTTATCTCCAAAAGGACAGCGAAACGGAGCGAATTCGGACGCGTACAAATAATTCTGGCGGCACACAAGGGGGCATTTCAAACGGCGAAAATATTCTGTTTCAAGTCGCTTTCAAGCCGACAGCGACAATTGGGAAGCCACAAGAGACCGTTGATGTGGACGGAAACGAGGTGACGTTAGAGGCGAGCGGACGACACGATCCGTGTGTGCTGGTGCGCGCGCCCGCGATTGTGGAGGCGATGGCGGCACTTGTCCTCACAGATCATTTGCTTCGTCATCGTTCCAAATCTTGA
- a CDS encoding M50 family metallopeptidase, with the protein MLSIFKRYIALLLIFIAIGFLWNTLFVYPLKIFVVFMHEVSHGLAAVATGGRILEIQINPQQGGHALTQGGSRFWTLTAGYLGSLLWGGVILLLAARTRFDKAISILIGFGMVAISIGFGESTFTYLFGIGFGVALIAIGFYLPEAVNDWVLRIIGVTSCLYAILDIKSDVLDRSNLRSDARMLSEVTGIATEIWGALWILIAIALTIWFLYLSGKTPTVQQTSTEENTEEGSNL; encoded by the coding sequence ATGCTATCAATCTTTAAACGTTACATCGCACTGCTCCTAATTTTCATAGCCATTGGGTTTTTATGGAACACGCTGTTCGTATATCCACTCAAAATTTTCGTTGTGTTCATGCATGAGGTGAGCCATGGACTTGCGGCAGTCGCAACCGGAGGTCGTATTCTCGAAATTCAGATTAACCCACAACAAGGCGGGCACGCGCTCACACAAGGTGGATCTCGGTTTTGGACATTAACAGCCGGCTATCTTGGAAGCCTGTTGTGGGGCGGAGTCATTCTGCTTTTGGCAGCGAGAACACGTTTTGATAAAGCAATTAGTATCCTGATCGGCTTCGGTATGGTGGCTATCTCCATTGGCTTCGGTGAGAGTACATTTACCTATCTGTTCGGCATCGGCTTTGGCGTTGCACTGATCGCCATCGGCTTTTATCTTCCAGAGGCTGTCAACGATTGGGTGTTACGTATTATCGGTGTGACGAGTTGTCTCTACGCGATCCTTGACATCAAGAGCGATGTCTTAGACAGATCCAACCTTCGTTCGGATGCGCGGATGCTCTCGGAGGTGACAGGCATTGCAACTGAGATTTGGGGTGCTTTGTGGATTCTCATCGCAATTGCACTTACGATATGGTTTCTCTACCTCTCAGGGAAGACCCCGACTGTCCAACAAACATCTACCGAGGAAAACACCGAGGAAGGCTCTAATTTATAG